One Pseudonocardia abyssalis DNA segment encodes these proteins:
- a CDS encoding PucR family transcriptional regulator, whose translation MPPSASDTLGHLAQRLLADSTALVAGVLEEIAVALPELAGDPRLRAVLAATVQDTIRAGLDVLGSGAPVAGVRAPEVGLELARHLAQRGVPISVMLRAYRLGQAAFQRELIDLIAATSADAGEIAAAARDLASVTFSIVDAVSEEVVAAYQTERDGWMRQRNTARLAKVTALLASRPADSDTAPGYDLAPPHVAAVLWCGPDVDEDARPGRLERLVPEVAAALGCTRPPLVVAPDASTLWGWFPAASVPVDAVRATLTGAFAALGDPAPGPAGFRGSHRQARQGQQIAVAADPRSGLRLITPAQLGPLALLALDPSTAAHWVQAALGGLADDDEPAARLRETLWVYLSTGSSLAAAAAEQHVHRNTIQYRVRRAEQVRGRPLSDGRIDVEVALLACRLLGSTVLRPVPDA comes from the coding sequence GTGCCCCCCTCGGCGTCGGACACCCTCGGCCACCTGGCGCAACGGCTGCTGGCCGACTCCACCGCGCTGGTCGCCGGCGTGCTCGAGGAGATCGCGGTCGCGCTGCCCGAGCTGGCCGGTGACCCCCGCCTGCGCGCGGTGCTCGCGGCCACCGTCCAGGACACGATCCGGGCGGGGCTGGACGTGCTGGGGTCGGGTGCGCCGGTGGCCGGGGTCCGCGCCCCGGAGGTCGGGCTCGAGCTCGCGCGGCACCTGGCGCAGCGCGGCGTCCCGATCTCGGTGATGCTGCGCGCCTACCGGCTGGGGCAGGCCGCGTTCCAGCGGGAGCTCATCGACCTGATCGCGGCGACGAGCGCCGACGCGGGCGAGATCGCGGCGGCGGCGCGGGACCTGGCGTCGGTCACGTTCAGCATCGTCGACGCCGTCTCCGAGGAGGTCGTCGCCGCCTACCAGACCGAGCGCGACGGCTGGATGCGGCAGCGCAACACGGCCCGGCTCGCGAAGGTCACCGCGCTGCTCGCCTCCCGGCCCGCCGACTCCGACACCGCACCCGGTTACGACCTCGCCCCGCCCCACGTCGCCGCGGTCCTGTGGTGTGGCCCGGACGTCGACGAGGACGCCCGCCCCGGGCGGCTCGAACGCCTCGTCCCCGAGGTCGCGGCGGCACTGGGCTGCACCCGGCCGCCGCTCGTCGTCGCTCCCGACGCGTCGACGCTGTGGGGGTGGTTCCCCGCGGCATCCGTCCCGGTGGACGCGGTGCGGGCCACGCTGACGGGCGCATTCGCCGCGCTCGGCGACCCCGCCCCCGGACCGGCCGGGTTCCGCGGCTCGCACCGGCAGGCGCGGCAGGGCCAGCAGATCGCCGTCGCCGCCGACCCCCGCAGCGGGCTGCGGCTCATCACCCCGGCGCAGCTCGGCCCGCTGGCGCTGCTCGCCCTCGACCCCTCCACCGCGGCGCACTGGGTGCAGGCCGCGCTCGGTGGCCTCGCCGACGACGACGAACCCGCCGCGCGTCTGCGCGAGACCCTGTGGGTCTACCTGTCGACCGGCAGCAGCCTCGCCGCCGCGGCCGCCGAGCAGCACGTGCACCGCAACACGATCCAGTACCGCGTCCGCCGGGCCGAGCAGGTGCGCGGCCGCCCGCTGTCCGACGGCCGGATCGACGTCGAGGTCGCCCTGCTCGCGTGCCGCCTGCTCGGATCCACGGTCCTCCGACCCGTCCCGGATGCCTAG
- a CDS encoding LLM class flavin-dependent oxidoreductase yields the protein MPPASVPLRKLGLLTIGSFDGADPRAGHESTLGVIELGERLGFDGARLRHRHLQYGISSPVAVMAAATQRTSRIELGTAVTPLGWENPLRLAEDLATVDVLSGGRINPGVSVGPPMRFADVRDALYPDTADAEDFTYERVRRLVALIRGEPASPFSGRVGIEEFSDRVQPHSPGLADRIWYGAASPGSARWAGEQGLSLLTSSVLKAPGPDATDFAALQAAQIETFRAAHPAGEQARVSQGLVVIPTDTATAQQRAKYAAYVDARTPRTARPQGPASMLFAPDVLGSSEQVAETLYAHAGFRAVDEVVFALPFGFEHADYVQILTDTATRLGPALGWSPRT from the coding sequence GTGCCGCCTGCCTCGGTCCCCCTGCGGAAGCTCGGCCTCCTCACCATCGGTTCGTTCGACGGGGCCGACCCCCGCGCCGGCCACGAGAGCACCCTGGGGGTCATCGAGCTCGGCGAGCGGCTCGGCTTCGACGGGGCCCGGTTGCGCCACCGCCACCTGCAGTACGGCATCTCCTCCCCCGTCGCCGTCATGGCCGCGGCCACCCAGCGCACGAGCCGCATCGAACTGGGCACCGCCGTCACGCCGCTGGGCTGGGAGAACCCACTGCGCCTCGCCGAGGACCTCGCCACCGTCGACGTCCTGTCCGGCGGCCGGATCAACCCCGGCGTGTCCGTGGGCCCGCCGATGCGCTTCGCCGACGTCCGCGACGCGCTCTACCCCGACACCGCCGACGCCGAGGACTTCACCTACGAGCGGGTGCGGCGCTTGGTCGCGCTGATCCGCGGGGAACCGGCGAGCCCGTTCTCCGGCAGGGTCGGCATCGAGGAGTTCTCCGACCGCGTGCAGCCGCACTCCCCCGGCCTCGCCGACCGGATCTGGTACGGCGCCGCGAGCCCCGGATCGGCGCGGTGGGCGGGCGAGCAGGGGCTGTCCCTGCTGACGAGCAGCGTGCTCAAGGCCCCCGGTCCCGACGCCACCGACTTCGCCGCACTCCAGGCCGCCCAGATCGAGACGTTCCGCGCGGCGCACCCCGCCGGGGAGCAGGCGCGGGTCTCGCAGGGGCTCGTCGTCATCCCCACCGACACCGCCACCGCGCAGCAGCGGGCCAAGTACGCCGCCTACGTCGACGCCCGCACCCCGCGCACCGCCCGGCCACAGGGCCCGGCCAGCATGCTGTTCGCCCCCGATGTCCTGGGCTCCTCCGAGCAGGTCGCGGAGACGCTGTACGCCCACGCCGGCTTCCGCGCCGTCGACGAGGTCGTCTTCGCACTGCCGTTCGGCTTCGAGCACGCCGACTACGTGCAGATCCTCACCGACACCGCCACCCGACTGGGCCCGGCGCTGGGCTGGTCACCCCGAACCTGA
- a CDS encoding LysR family transcriptional regulator produces the protein MLDVRRLRLLRELALRGTIAAVAEALVFSPSAVSQQLATLEREAGVPLLERTGRGVALTPAAHALVAHAEVILDRLEQAASDLADRRHGPAGPVRIGVFPTATRTVAVAALALLGTEHPGLEPRLSEIDPAAVGDALRAGDLDLALVHDYDLLPALDEPGIATSAPLFTEVMLLATTTQEPTLTGCAHAPWITATPATRCHDTTVRACHAAGFAPAVRHRIDDFTAVLALVAAGHGVALVPELAAGDPPPGVVLTPLPIRRRTTTACRAGAERHPAILATASALRRAGSAASGSG, from the coding sequence ATGCTCGACGTCCGTCGCCTGCGGCTGCTCCGGGAACTCGCGCTGCGCGGCACGATCGCCGCGGTGGCCGAGGCCCTCGTGTTCAGCCCGTCCGCGGTCTCCCAGCAGCTGGCGACGCTCGAACGGGAGGCCGGCGTCCCGCTGCTGGAGCGGACCGGGCGCGGGGTGGCGCTGACCCCCGCCGCCCATGCGCTCGTCGCGCACGCCGAGGTGATCCTCGACCGCCTGGAGCAGGCCGCCTCCGACCTCGCCGACCGCAGGCACGGCCCGGCCGGTCCGGTGCGGATCGGGGTCTTCCCGACCGCCACCCGCACGGTCGCGGTCGCGGCGCTCGCCCTCCTCGGCACCGAGCACCCGGGCCTGGAACCGCGGCTGTCCGAGATCGACCCCGCGGCCGTCGGCGACGCGCTGCGGGCCGGCGACCTCGATCTCGCCCTCGTGCACGACTACGACCTCCTGCCCGCGCTCGACGAGCCCGGGATCGCGACGTCGGCGCCGCTGTTCACGGAGGTGATGCTGCTGGCGACGACGACGCAGGAGCCGACGCTCACCGGTTGCGCACACGCCCCGTGGATCACGGCGACCCCGGCCACCCGGTGCCACGACACGACCGTCCGCGCCTGCCACGCCGCCGGCTTCGCCCCCGCCGTCCGCCACCGGATCGACGACTTCACCGCCGTGCTCGCCCTCGTCGCGGCGGGGCACGGGGTCGCGCTCGTCCCCGAGCTCGCCGCCGGTGACCCGCCGCCCGGGGTGGTCCTCACGCCGCTGCCGATCCGCCGCCGCACCACGACCGCCTGCCGGGCCGGGGCCGAACGGCACCCGGCGATCCTCGCGACCGCGTCGGCGCTGCGTCGCGCGGGGTCCGCGGCGTCAGGTTCGGGGTGA
- a CDS encoding dihydrodipicolinate synthase family protein: protein MTDWRGVHVPLISPFTHSGRLDEHALAALGSEVLDAGAAGLVALGTTAEPAALSLAERRAVIDVCADLCRDRPVGLVVGAGSNDTASTRAALADLARWPEIDAAMVTVPYFLRPSEAGVVAHVTELARTSPVPLIVYHVPYRTGLPLGPGCLRELLGIDGVVGMKYAPGVIDAGTVDLLGDLPDATAVLAGDDVLAAPLLGLGARGAVLASAHLATAEFVRFVRAADPVGHRRLGHALARWSAAAFAEPNPAVVKGVLHALGRIASPRPRLPLLPARPATVEHALLALDHLTAAPVGPAQRAGAS, encoded by the coding sequence ATGACCGACTGGCGCGGCGTCCACGTCCCCCTGATCAGCCCGTTCACGCACTCCGGCCGGCTCGACGAGCACGCGCTGGCCGCACTCGGGAGCGAGGTGCTCGACGCCGGTGCGGCCGGGCTCGTCGCGCTGGGCACGACCGCGGAGCCGGCCGCGCTGAGCCTCGCCGAGCGCCGCGCGGTGATCGACGTGTGCGCCGACCTGTGCCGCGACCGGCCGGTGGGCCTGGTGGTCGGCGCGGGCTCCAACGACACCGCGTCGACCCGCGCGGCGCTGGCGGACCTCGCCCGGTGGCCGGAGATCGACGCCGCCATGGTCACCGTGCCGTACTTCCTGCGCCCGTCCGAGGCGGGCGTCGTCGCCCACGTCACCGAGCTCGCCCGGACCAGCCCGGTCCCCCTGATCGTCTACCACGTCCCGTACCGCACCGGGCTCCCGCTGGGGCCGGGGTGCCTGCGGGAGCTGCTGGGGATCGACGGCGTCGTCGGCATGAAGTACGCGCCCGGCGTGATCGACGCCGGCACCGTCGACCTGCTCGGCGACCTCCCCGATGCGACCGCGGTGCTCGCCGGGGACGACGTCCTCGCCGCACCGCTGCTCGGGCTCGGGGCCCGCGGCGCGGTCCTCGCCTCCGCCCACCTCGCGACGGCGGAGTTCGTGCGGTTCGTCCGTGCCGCCGATCCGGTGGGGCACCGACGGCTCGGACACGCTCTCGCGCGCTGGTCGGCCGCGGCCTTCGCCGAACCCAACCCGGCGGTGGTCAAGGGCGTGCTGCACGCGCTGGGCCGCATCGCGTCACCGCGGCCGCGGCTCCCCCTCCTGCCCGCCCGGCCCGCGACCGTCGAGCACGCCCTGCTGGCCCTGGACCACCTGACCGCCGCTCCGGTCGGTCCTGCTCAGCGCGCGGGCGCGTCCTGA
- a CDS encoding GAF and ANTAR domain-containing protein has translation MTDQFEEAGPVPGGREERVVTAFVDLADSLVDDYDVVDLLDRLAGYCVELLAAEAAGIMLGDPQGRLRVVASTNEQSDWMELLQLEADEGPCVECHRSGTPVAVADLTTAAARWPRFVAALAERGTYGSVHALPLRLRGEAIGTLNLFHRRPGPLPVADLALGQALADVATTAILAERAIGRGEVVSEQLQAVLTSRVIIEQAKGVLAERGPLGMDEAFDRLRSYARDHRLRLAAVAREVVDTARVAADVLAVRADPPR, from the coding sequence ATGACGGACCAGTTCGAGGAAGCCGGCCCCGTGCCGGGCGGCCGGGAGGAGCGGGTGGTCACCGCGTTCGTGGATCTCGCCGACTCCCTGGTCGACGACTACGACGTCGTCGACCTGCTCGACCGGTTGGCGGGCTACTGCGTGGAACTGCTCGCCGCGGAGGCGGCCGGGATCATGCTGGGCGACCCCCAGGGCCGGCTGCGGGTGGTGGCCTCGACCAACGAGCAGTCCGACTGGATGGAGCTGCTGCAGCTCGAGGCCGACGAGGGCCCCTGCGTGGAGTGCCACCGCAGCGGGACCCCGGTCGCGGTCGCCGACCTCACGACCGCGGCGGCCCGGTGGCCGCGGTTCGTCGCGGCCCTCGCCGAACGCGGGACGTACGGCTCGGTGCACGCCCTGCCGCTGCGGCTGCGCGGCGAGGCCATCGGCACGCTGAACCTGTTCCACCGCCGTCCCGGGCCGCTGCCCGTCGCGGACCTGGCCCTGGGGCAGGCGCTGGCCGACGTCGCGACGACCGCGATCCTGGCCGAGCGGGCGATCGGCCGCGGGGAGGTGGTCAGCGAGCAGCTGCAGGCCGTCCTGACCAGCCGCGTGATCATCGAGCAGGCCAAGGGGGTGCTCGCCGAGCGGGGGCCGCTGGGCATGGACGAGGCGTTCGACCGGCTCCGCAGCTACGCCCGGGACCATCGCCTGCGCCTCGCCGCGGTCGCCCGCGAGGTCGTCGACACCGCACGGGTAGCGGCCGACGTGCTGGCCGTCCGGGCCGACCCGCCACGGTGA
- a CDS encoding GAF and ANTAR domain-containing protein → MGEPGTTTRALLAIDRHGTGDAALAERICRACMAGLDVDGAVLSLLTATVSRTTLWASDATAELIEELQFTLNEGACMEAAATGRPVLVPDLHHGTETARWPVFAAAVAERTMVGALFALPLQWGAVNLGVLDLYRLAAGGLDAAQYRDAISAADLAALMMLGQRTDPAPVDGSDGADPTGGSWLAEASGHRAEVHQATGMVLAQLGVGAVEALARLRAHAFVEQRLLVDVARDVVARRLRFTEEMR, encoded by the coding sequence GTGGGTGAGCCCGGGACGACCACCCGCGCGCTGCTGGCCATCGACCGGCACGGGACCGGCGACGCCGCGCTCGCGGAGCGCATCTGCCGCGCGTGCATGGCCGGCCTCGACGTCGACGGAGCGGTCCTGTCGTTGTTGACCGCGACCGTGTCCCGCACGACGCTGTGGGCGTCCGACGCCACGGCGGAGCTGATCGAGGAGCTGCAGTTCACGCTCAACGAGGGGGCCTGCATGGAGGCGGCGGCGACCGGACGCCCGGTGCTGGTACCGGACCTGCACCACGGCACGGAGACGGCGCGCTGGCCGGTGTTCGCCGCCGCCGTCGCCGAGCGCACGATGGTGGGCGCCCTGTTCGCGCTGCCGCTGCAGTGGGGCGCCGTCAACCTCGGCGTGCTCGACCTCTACCGGCTGGCCGCGGGCGGGCTCGACGCCGCGCAGTACCGCGACGCGATCAGCGCGGCCGACCTGGCGGCGCTGATGATGCTCGGTCAGCGCACCGACCCCGCGCCGGTCGACGGGTCGGACGGCGCGGACCCGACCGGGGGGAGCTGGCTGGCCGAGGCGTCCGGCCACCGTGCGGAGGTCCATCAGGCCACCGGGATGGTGCTCGCCCAGCTGGGGGTCGGTGCCGTCGAGGCACTGGCGCGGCTGCGCGCCCACGCGTTCGTCGAACAACGGCTGCTCGTCGACGTCGCGCGCGACGTCGTCGCGCGGCGGCTGCGGTTCACCGAGGAGATGAGGTAG
- a CDS encoding WhiB family transcriptional regulator gives MADVRRLPAPVAEIWDWQMRGSCRGMNSDLFFHPDRERGPARAGRERRAKQVCRGCPVLDTCREHALAVQEPYGVWGGLTVAERDEQIRGDAERPSPGPRG, from the coding sequence ATGGCCGACGTCCGCAGGCTCCCCGCACCGGTCGCCGAGATCTGGGACTGGCAGATGCGCGGCTCGTGCCGCGGCATGAACAGCGACCTGTTCTTCCACCCCGACCGGGAACGCGGTCCCGCCAGGGCCGGCCGCGAGAGACGGGCCAAGCAGGTGTGCCGGGGATGCCCGGTGCTCGACACGTGCCGTGAGCACGCGTTGGCGGTGCAGGAGCCCTACGGGGTCTGGGGCGGGCTGACGGTCGCCGAGCGCGACGAGCAGATCCGCGGCGACGCCGAGCGGCCTTCCCCGGGTCCGCGTGGGTGA
- a CDS encoding VOC family protein: MSRHIQVTFDAHDPRGLSSFWRDVVGYVHPAPPGVELPDGADPLAAWDEFLERVGVPEERRNSSSAVEDPDGHGPRLFFQQVPEGKVAKNRLHLDVRAAPGLRGDERMAALEAECGRLVALGATRVRRDEPAPPLSAGFIVMADPEGNEFCLD; the protein is encoded by the coding sequence ATGAGCCGGCACATCCAGGTCACCTTCGACGCCCACGACCCGCGCGGGCTGTCCAGCTTCTGGCGCGACGTCGTGGGTTACGTCCATCCCGCACCACCCGGTGTCGAGCTGCCCGACGGGGCCGACCCGTTGGCCGCGTGGGACGAGTTCCTCGAACGGGTCGGTGTGCCGGAGGAGCGGCGCAACTCCAGCTCGGCCGTCGAGGATCCGGACGGACACGGGCCGCGGCTGTTCTTCCAGCAGGTGCCGGAGGGCAAGGTCGCGAAGAACCGACTGCACCTCGACGTCCGCGCGGCCCCCGGACTGCGGGGGGACGAGCGGATGGCGGCGCTGGAGGCCGAGTGCGGGCGGCTCGTCGCGCTGGGGGCGACCCGCGTGCGGCGCGACGAGCCGGCACCGCCCCTGAGCGCCGGCTTCATCGTGATGGCCGACCCCGAGGGCAACGAGTTCTGCCTGGACTGA
- a CDS encoding iron-siderophore ABC transporter substrate-binding protein: protein MSRRTLPVLLAAFALTAACAAPAATDPEDPAAPAAAGAFPVTVEHAYGSTEIPAEPVRVITLGLSDQDPLLALGVTPIAVYPWYGDHEFATWPWAQDELGAAQPTVLAGGVRNESEPPIEEIASLQPDLILSLYNATTPEQYELLSRIAPTVVPDQEFVDFTITWQEATRVTGEALGREADAVALVDHLEQEFADAAAAHPGFAGQEAVVAERFEPGESIVRSGNDVRARFFGDLGFTVPTEVAGVPANDFGEITVSDELIGELSRDLLVWNVGFGPEERAVVEANPVYPTLPVVQAGKVLWIEDPVLSGAFTWGTVLSLDYALEQLVPQVAQTVGG, encoded by the coding sequence ATGTCCCGCCGGACGTTGCCCGTACTGCTCGCCGCGTTCGCGCTCACCGCCGCGTGCGCGGCCCCGGCGGCCACCGACCCCGAGGACCCGGCCGCGCCGGCCGCGGCCGGCGCGTTCCCGGTGACCGTCGAGCACGCGTACGGCAGCACCGAGATCCCGGCCGAGCCGGTCCGTGTGATCACCCTGGGCCTGTCCGACCAGGACCCGCTGCTCGCGCTCGGCGTCACCCCGATCGCGGTCTACCCCTGGTACGGCGACCACGAGTTCGCCACCTGGCCATGGGCGCAGGACGAGCTGGGTGCCGCGCAGCCGACGGTGCTCGCGGGAGGGGTGCGCAACGAGTCCGAGCCGCCGATCGAGGAGATCGCCTCGCTGCAGCCGGACCTCATCCTCTCCCTCTACAACGCCACCACCCCGGAGCAGTACGAGCTGCTGTCGCGGATCGCCCCGACCGTCGTGCCGGACCAGGAGTTCGTCGACTTCACCATCACCTGGCAGGAGGCCACCCGGGTGACCGGGGAGGCGCTGGGACGCGAGGCCGACGCGGTGGCGCTGGTCGACCACCTCGAGCAGGAGTTCGCCGACGCGGCCGCGGCCCACCCCGGGTTCGCGGGTCAGGAGGCCGTGGTGGCCGAGCGGTTCGAGCCCGGTGAGTCGATCGTCCGCTCGGGCAACGACGTCCGCGCGCGGTTCTTCGGGGACCTCGGCTTCACCGTGCCGACCGAGGTCGCAGGCGTGCCGGCCAACGACTTCGGCGAGATCACCGTCTCCGACGAGCTGATCGGCGAGCTGTCCCGCGACCTGCTGGTCTGGAACGTCGGGTTCGGGCCGGAGGAGCGCGCCGTCGTCGAGGCCAACCCGGTTTACCCGACGCTGCCCGTCGTGCAGGCGGGCAAGGTGCTCTGGATCGAGGACCCGGTGCTCTCCGGGGCGTTCACCTGGGGGACCGTGCTCAGCCTCGACTACGCGCTGGAGCAGCTGGTGCCCCAGGTGGCACAGACGGTCGGCGGGTGA
- a CDS encoding class I SAM-dependent methyltransferase encodes MTDGTVPPPPDTYLGDPAVRAEWDGRYADRENLWSGRPNGALVAEVADLPAGRVLDVGCGEGADAVWLARAGWDVTALEVSGVALERAAGHARDAGVTVHRVHAGLVEADLPAASFDLVSAQYPALLRTPGGAAERALLTAVAPGGVLLVVHHAGVEDHRPAEGGFDPADYVWPSMITALLDDDWHVEVDEQRPRVVPEGGAGAHHAEDLVLRARRLR; translated from the coding sequence ATGACCGACGGAACCGTCCCCCCGCCACCCGACACCTACCTCGGCGACCCCGCGGTGCGCGCGGAGTGGGACGGGCGCTATGCGGACCGCGAGAACCTGTGGAGCGGCCGGCCGAACGGCGCGCTCGTCGCGGAGGTCGCGGATCTCCCGGCCGGCCGGGTGCTCGACGTCGGCTGCGGCGAGGGCGCCGACGCCGTCTGGCTCGCCCGCGCCGGATGGGACGTCACCGCGCTCGAGGTCTCCGGGGTGGCGCTGGAGCGGGCGGCCGGGCACGCCCGCGACGCCGGGGTCACCGTCCACCGGGTGCACGCCGGACTGGTGGAGGCGGACCTCCCGGCGGCGTCGTTCGACCTGGTCTCGGCGCAGTACCCGGCCCTGTTGCGCACCCCCGGCGGCGCGGCCGAGCGCGCGCTCCTCACCGCCGTCGCCCCCGGTGGCGTGCTGCTGGTCGTGCACCACGCGGGGGTGGAGGACCACCGCCCCGCCGAGGGCGGCTTCGACCCGGCCGACTACGTCTGGCCCTCGATGATCACCGCCCTGCTCGACGACGACTGGCACGTGGAGGTGGACGAGCAGCGGCCCCGCGTCGTGCCCGAGGGCGGAGCGGGCGCCCACCACGCCGAGGACCTCGTCCTGCGGGCCCGCCGGCTGCGCTGA
- a CDS encoding FAD-dependent monooxygenase, whose product MGDIRVLVAGASIAGPALAHWLRRRGAEVTVVERAPGLRPGGQAVDARGVAREVIRRMGLEDAVRAARTDTAGAYTVDVDGTVLETFRADDDGGDGYIADIEILRGDLSRVLYDDTRDGVEYVFGDRIAELTQDADGVEVVFAGGDRRRFDLVIGADGLHSGLRATVFGPRERFVRHLGLVLAFYSVPNEFGVDRWLTDYQDPASGRSAGLRPIGDATRVMAMLSFPAAGFDVDHRDVTAQKRLLRERMEGLGWSTPRILEHLDDSPDFYLDQVAQVVMDRWSSGRVGLIGDAAFSSSPMSGQGTGLALVGAYLLAGELAAAGWDPEAGFARYEARMRPFVEANQEIGRMHVEQLAATAPDAAPAPEPDMDALMALVERAINGVELPDYAGVPDSGAAAGPPVAPSAGPPPATSG is encoded by the coding sequence GTGGGCGATATCAGGGTCCTGGTGGCGGGTGCGAGCATCGCGGGGCCCGCGCTGGCCCACTGGCTGCGTCGGCGCGGCGCCGAGGTGACCGTGGTCGAGCGGGCTCCAGGCCTGCGTCCCGGCGGGCAGGCGGTGGATGCGCGCGGGGTGGCCAGGGAGGTCATCCGGCGCATGGGGCTGGAGGATGCGGTGCGCGCGGCCCGCACCGACACCGCGGGCGCGTACACCGTGGACGTGGACGGGACCGTGCTGGAGACCTTCCGCGCGGACGACGACGGCGGTGACGGGTACATCGCGGACATCGAGATCCTGCGCGGGGACCTGTCCCGGGTGCTGTACGACGACACCCGCGACGGTGTGGAGTACGTCTTCGGCGACCGGATCGCCGAGCTGACCCAGGACGCCGACGGGGTCGAGGTGGTCTTCGCGGGCGGCGACCGGCGGCGCTTCGACCTGGTGATCGGGGCGGACGGGTTGCACTCGGGGCTCAGGGCGACGGTGTTCGGGCCGCGGGAGCGGTTCGTCCGCCATCTCGGGCTGGTGCTGGCGTTCTACAGCGTGCCCAACGAGTTCGGTGTCGACCGCTGGCTCACCGACTACCAGGACCCGGCGTCCGGGCGTTCGGCCGGCCTCCGGCCCATCGGGGACGCCACCCGGGTGATGGCGATGCTGTCCTTCCCGGCGGCCGGGTTCGACGTGGACCACCGGGACGTCACGGCGCAGAAACGCCTGCTGCGTGAGCGGATGGAGGGGCTGGGCTGGTCGACCCCGCGCATCCTCGAGCACCTGGACGACTCCCCGGACTTCTACCTCGACCAGGTCGCGCAGGTGGTGATGGACCGCTGGTCGAGCGGGCGGGTGGGGCTGATCGGGGACGCGGCGTTCAGCTCGTCGCCGATGTCGGGGCAGGGCACCGGGCTGGCCCTGGTCGGCGCGTACCTGCTGGCCGGGGAGCTGGCTGCGGCCGGGTGGGACCCGGAGGCGGGGTTCGCCCGGTACGAGGCGCGGATGCGCCCGTTCGTGGAGGCCAACCAGGAGATCGGCCGGATGCACGTGGAGCAGCTCGCCGCCACCGCGCCGGACGCCGCACCCGCTCCGGAGCCCGACATGGACGCACTGATGGCGCTGGTCGAGCGCGCGATCAACGGTGTCGAGCTCCCGGACTACGCGGGCGTGCCGGACTCCGGAGCCGCCGCCGGACCGCCGGTCGCCCCGTCGGCCGGGCCGCCGCCGGCCACCTCGGGGTGA